GCCCCGTGAAGGTCGGCCGGTTCGGGCTCTACGCCGACGTGCAGGCCGACCGCAAGCATCACGGCGGCGAGCGGCAGGCCGTGTACGCCTATGCGCAGGAGGACGCCGACTGGTGGGCGGCGCAGCTGGGCCGCGAGATCCCCGCCGGCCGGCTGTTCGGCGAGAACCTGCGCACGCAGGGCATCGAGGTCTCGGACGCCCGGGTGGGGGAGCAGTGGCGCATCGGCTCCGTGCTGCTCGAGGCCACGGCGCCGCGGAATCCCTGCATGACGTTCGCGCGGCACATGGGGCTCGAGAACGACGGCTGGGTCAAGCGCTTCGCCGACGCCGGGCGCCTGGGCACCTACTTCCGCGTGCTCAAGACCGGCACGATCCGCGCCGGCGACGCGATCGAGCGCGTGCATGTGCCCGCCGACGCTCCCACGGTCCGCGCCGCCCTCGCCGGCCCGGGCCGCGCGGCCGACTGACCGGAGCCTGTCCCGCGAGACAGCATCTGCGCGCCGACGGCATGCCGTTTCGCCGCCGTCTCGGCGCGAAGATGCGGTTTCGGCGCGCAGATGCGGTCTCGGCGCAGGCCCGGCGGGGTGAATGCGGAAGCGCCCGGCCTCCCGTGGGAGGGCCGGGCGCTCGCGTGAGGATCAGGCCAGGGCGCGGGCCATGAGGTCGGCGTGCTCGACGGCGTGGATCTTGCTCGATCCCGTGGCCGGCGAGGCCGAGGCCGCGCGGCTGACGACGCTCATGCCGCGACCGAGGTGCTTGACGACCTCGAGCGCCATGAACGGCCAGGCGCCCTGGTTCTCGGGCTCGTCCTGCACCCACACCAGCTCGGCGTTCGGGTACTGCGCCAGCACCTTCGTCAGCTCCGCGATGGGCGCCGGGTAGAACTGCTCCACCCGCACGAGCGCGATCTGCGGGTTCGGCGACTTCTCGAGCTCGCCACGCAGATCCCAGTGGATCTTGCCCGAGTGCAGCAGCACCTTGGTCACCGCCGACTTGTCGATGCCGCGGTCGTCGTCGAGCACCGGCTCGAACCGGCCCGAGGTGAAGTCCGCGACCTCGCTCGTGGCGCCGCGCAGGCGCAGCATCGCCTTCGGCGTGAACACGACCAGCGGGCGGCGGGGCCGGGCGTAGGCCTGGCGGCGCAGCAGGTGGAAGTACGACGCCGGGGTCGACGGGCGCGCCACCGTCATGTTGTCCTGCGCGCACAGCTGCAGGAAGCGCTCGATGCGTGCCGACGAGTGGTCGGGGCCCTGGCCCTCGTAGCCGTGGGGGAGCGCCAGCACGACGCTCGACTGCTGGCCCCACTTCTGGTCGGCCGACGAGATGAACTCGTCGATCACCGACTGGGCGCCGTTGACGAAGTCGCCGAACTGCGCCTCCCACATCACCAGCGCGTTGGGGTTCTCGACCGAGTAGCCGTACTCGAACGCGAGCGCGGCATACTCGCTCAGCAGCGAGTCGTACACCCAGAAGCGGCCCTGGCCCTCGGCCAGGTTCTGCAGCGGGATCCACTCCTTGCCGTTCACGCGGTCGTGGAAGACGGCGTGACGCTGGGCGAAGGTGCCGCGGCGCGAGTCCTGGCCGGCCAGGCGCACCGGGGTGCCCTCGAGCAGCAGCGAGCCGAAGGCCAGCAGCTCGCCGAAGCCCCAGTCGATCTTGCCCTCGCGGCTCATCTGAGCGCGCTTGTCGAGCAGCGACTGCAGCTTGCTGTGCACGGTGAAGCCCTCGGGCTTGTTCGCGTGCGCGTCGCCGATCTGCTCGACCACCGCGGCCGGCACGCCGGTCGTCTCGGGCTCGCCGGCGGCCTCGTCCACGCCGTTGCCGGTGATGACGGGGTTCGAGCCCGTCTCGGCGGCGTGCGTCTCGGCGAAGGCGACCTCGAGGCGGTTCTGGAAGTCCGCCTTGGCCTGCTCGTACTCCTCCTCGGTGATGTCGCCGCGGCCCACGAGCGCCTCGGTGTAGAGGCGGCGGGTCGAGCGCTTCGCCTCGATGAGGTTCGTCATGAGCGGCTGCGTCATCGACGGGTCATCGCCCTCGTTGTGACCGCGGCGGCGGTAGCAGACGAGGTCGATCACGATGTCGCGGTGGAACCGCTCGCGGTACGCGAACGCCAGCTCCGCGGCGCGGACGACGGCCTCGGGGTCGTCGCCGTTGACGTGCAGGATCGGGGCCTGGATCGTCTTGGCCGGGTCGGTCGCGTACGTCGAGGAGCGCGAGTCGACCGGGAGGGTGGTGAAGCCCACCTGGTTGTTGACCACCACGTGGATGGTGCCGCCGGTGCGGTAGCCCCGCAGCTGCGACATCTGCAGCGTCTCCATGACGACGCCCTGGCCCGAGAACGCGGCGTCGCCGTGCACGAGCACCGGCAGCCATCCGAACTCGCCCGGGCCCTTGCGGTCCTGCTTGGCGCGGACGACGCCCTCGAGGACGCCGTCGACGGTCTCGAGGTGCGAGGGGTTGGCCGCCAGGTAGACGGGAAGCTCCTCGCCGCTCTCGCTCACGAAGGTGCCCTGCGTGCCGAGGTGGTACTTCACGTCGCCCGAGCCGCGCTTGTTGCCGGGCAGCGCGCCCTCGAACTCCTGGAACACCTGGCCGTAGGTCTTGCCGGCGATGTTGGTCAGCACGTTGAGGCGGCCGCGGTGCGCCATCGCGATGGCGGCGCCGTCGAGGCCCTTCCCGGCCGCGCCCGAGAGGATGCGGTCGAGCAGCGGGATCAGCGACTCGCCGCCCTCGAGCGAGAACCGCTTCTGGCCGACGTACTTGGTCTGCAGGAAGGTCTCGAAGGCCTCGGCCTCGTTGAGCTTGCGCAGGATCCGCAGCTGGTCGTCGTGGTCGGGCTTCTCGTAGGGGCGCTCGAGGCGCTCCTGGAACCACTCGCGCTGCTCGTGGTCGGCGATGTGCATGTACTCGTAGCCGGTCGTGCGGCAGTACGAGTCGCGCAGCACGCCGAGCACGTCGCGCAGCTTGGCCTGGCGGCGGCCGCCGAAGCCGTTGGTGACGAACTCGCGCTCGAGGTCCCAGAACGTCAGGCTGTGCGACTCGATCTCGAGGTCGTGGTGCGAGCGCTGCACGTACTCGAGCGGGTCGATGTCGGCCATGAGGTGGCCGCGCACGCGGTAGGCGTTGATGAGCTCCTGCACGCGGGCCGTCTTGTCGACGCGCTCCGACAGGTCGACCGACACGTCGGCGTTCCAGCGGATCGGCGCGTACGGGATGCGCAGCGCGGCGAACAGCTCCTCGTAGAAGCCGTTCTTGCCGATCAGCAGCTCGTGCACGATCTTCAGGAACTCGCCCGATCCGGCACCCTGGATGACGCGGTGGTCGTAGGTGCTCGTGAGCGTGATCGTCTTGCCGATCGCGAGCTCGTTGAGCGTCTTGGGGCTCGCACCCGCGAACTCGGCCGGGTAGTCGAGGGCACCGGCGCCGATGATGCAGCCCTGGCCCTTCATGAGGCGCGGCACCGAGTGGACGGTGCCGATGCCGCCCGGGTTGGTGAGCGAGACGGTGGTGCCGGCGAAGTCGGCCGCCGTGAGCTTGTTGGCGCGTGCCCGCTTGACGAGGTCCTCGTAGGCGGCGAGGTACTCGGTGAACGTGAGCGACTCGGCGTTCTTGATGCTCGGCACCATGAGCGCGCGCGTGCCGTCGGGCTTGGGCAGGTCGATCGCGATGCCCAGGTTGATGTGGGCGGGCGCCACGACGCTGGGCTTGCCGTCGATCTCGGCGTAGTAGACGTTCTGGCTGGGGAAGATCTTCAGCGCCTGGATGAGCGCCCAGCCGATGATGTGGGTGAAGCTGACCTTGCCGCCGCGGGTGCGGGCCATGTGGTTGTTGATGACGATGCGGTTGTCGATCATCAGCTTGGCCGGGACCGTGCGGACGCTGGTCGCGGTCGGGACGGTCAGCGACTCGTCCATGTTCTTCGCGAGCGTCTTGGTCATGCCCTTGAGGACCGTGACGGTGTCCTCGGCCTGCTCGGCCGGGGCCGACGACGAGGTCTGGGCCGACTTCACCGGCGCCTCGGCCGGGATCGGCGCGGGGGCGGCGGGCTTGCTCGTGGTGCGGGCGACCGGCTGCTGGCCCACGACGGGGATCGGCGCGGTCGGCGGGTTCGACGCCTGCGGCTGGGCGGGGGCCGGCTGAGTGGTGGTCGGCTGGGCGGGCTGCGCCGGTGCGGCGGGCTGGGCCGGTGCGGCCGCGGGGGTGCCGTCGGCGGGCTGGTAGGCCTCGAGAATCGGCCACCACTCCTTGTCGACTGCATTCCTGTCCGACAGGAACTGCTGGTAGAGCTCATCGACGAGCCACTGGTTGGCTCCGAACTCTCCTTCGCCCGTCGCTCCGACGCCCGTCACCTGATTCGACACGGCTCGTTGCCCACTTTCATCGCTGATCGGTTGTGCGCGGCTCATCCCTGCGCGTCCGGGGTTCAAGCCTAGTCGACACGGGCGGCCGAGGAACGCCCCGTGGGGCATTCGGCGGAGGGGTTGACAGCCTCTCGCCGTATGATGGAGTGCACTATGGACGACCCTCCCAGTAGACATACGCCCCACCGTCCCTTCTCCGCGTGCGCACGCGGAGGTGATCTGTCGTGAGCGACTGGATCCTGATGGGGGTGGGGCTCCTTCTGACAGTGGGCACCGGCCTCTTCGTGGCCAGTGAGTTCGCCCTGGTCAACCTCGATCGTGCCGAGCTGGAGGCCAGGCAGGAACGCGGCGGGCCGAAGCTCGTCCTGACGATCCGCGCGCTGCGCCACACCTCGACGCACCTCTCCAGCGCACAGCTGGGCATCACGCTCACGACGCTGCTGACCGGTTACACCCTCGAGCCGGCGTTCTCGCGCCTCATGGCGCCGCTGTTCGACGCGGCGGGCGTGCCGACCGAGGTGAGCGTGCCGATCGCGACGGTGGTCGCCATGGCGATCGCGACGATCCTGTCGATGATCCTCGGCGAGCTCGTGCCCAAGAACTTCGCGCTCGCGCTGCCGCTGGCCACCGCGAAGCTCGTCGCGCCGTTCCAGATCGCCTTCACGGCCGTGTTCCGGCCCGTGGTCGCGCTGCTGAACGGCTCGGCCAACGCGGTGCTGCGCTCGATGGGCATCGAGCCCAAGGAGGAGCTGTCGGGCGCCCGCACGGCCGAGGAGCTGTCGTCGCTCGTGCGCCGCTCGGCCACGGCCGGCGTGCTCGAGGAGGACACCGCGAGCCTGCTCGACCGGAGCCTGACCTTCTCGCGCCTGAACGCGTCGGACGTGATGACCCCCCGGCCCCGCATGCACGCGATCGCCGCGGGCGACTCGGCCGAGGACGTCGTCCAGCTCGCCCGCCAGACCGGCCACAGCCGGTTCCCGGTGTACGGCGACTCGCTCGATGACATCCAGGGCATCGTGCACCTCAAGGCGGCCGTCGGCGTGCCGCGGCACAAGCGCGCCGAGGTGCCGGCGGGCGCGCTGTCGACCGAGCCGCTGCGCGTGCCCGAGACCGTGCACCTCGACGCCCTCATCGCCGAGCTGCGCGCCCGCGGCTACCAGATGGCCGTCGTCGTGGACGAGTACGGCGGCACGGCGGGCGTGGTCACGCTCGAGGACCTCGTGGAGGAGATCGTCGGCGAGGTGTCGGACGAGCACGACCGCCGCCTGGCCGGCGTCGTGCGCCACCGCGACTCGCTCACCTTCCCCGGCCAGCTGCGCCCCGACGAGCTGCGCGATCGCGCCGCCGTCGAGGTGCCCGAGGACGACGCCTACGACACCGTCGGCGGCTACATCATGAGCGTGCTCGAGCGCATCCCCGCCGTCGGCGACACCGTGCGCGTGGAGGAAGGCACCCTGACCGTGGAGCGCATGGACGGGCGCCGCGTGGATCGCGTGCGCTTCACGCCCGACCCGCTGCCGCAGGGCGCCGAGCTCGAGGAAGGGGCGCAGCGATGAACGACTGGGCAGGACTCGTCTGGCTGGTCGTGCTGCTGCTGGCCAACGCCTTCTTCGTCGGCGCGGAGTTCGCCGTCATCTCGGCCCGCCGCTCGCAGATCGAGCCGCTCGCCGAGAAGGGCAACCGCGCCGCGCGCACCGCGCTGTACGCCATGGAGCACGCCACGCTCATGCTCGCGACCTCGCAGCTGGGCATCACGATCTGCTCGCTGCTGATCCTGAACGTCTCGGAGCCGGCGATCCACCACCTGCTGGCGGCGCCGCTGGGGCTCACAGGCTGGTCGGAGGCGATCGTCGACACGGTGGCGTTCGTCATCGCGCTGCTGTTCGTGTCGTACCTGCACGTGGTGTTCGGCGAGATGGTGGCGAAGAACATCGCCTTCTCGATCCCCGACCGCGCGGTGCTGCTCCTCGCGACGCCGCTGGTGTGGGTCTCGAAGGTCTTCCACCCCGTGATCTTCGTGCTCAACTGGCTCGCCAATGCCGTGCTGCGGCTGTTCCGCGTGGAGCCGAAGGACGAGGCGAACTCGACCTTCACGCTCGACGAGGTGGCCACGATCGTGAGCCAGTCGCGCCGCGAGGGCGTGCTGGACGACGCGGCCGGCACGGTCGCGGCCGTGGTGGAGTTCACCGACAAGGACGCGATCGACATCGCCGTGCCGCTCGATCGGATCGTCACCCTCCGCGAGGACACCACGCCCGAGCAGATCGAGGCGGCCGTGGCCAAGCACGGCTACTCCCGCTACGTGATCGTCGACGACGAGGGCGAGCCGGTCGGCTACGTCCACCTCAAGGACGTGCTGCGCGCGGCCGAAGGGGACGACGCCGACGAGAAGGTGCGCGTGCCGATCCCGCAGAAGCGCATCCACCACATGGTGCCGGTGCAGGAGACGACCGATCTCGAGGACGCCCTCGCGATCATGCGTCGCGCCGGCCGCCACCTGGCCCGCGTGCGCAACGATCGCGGCGAGACCACCGCGGTGCTGTTCCTGGAGGACATCATCGAGGAGCTCGTCGGCGAGGTCCACGACGCGACCGAGCGCGCTCGCCGCCGCTGACACCGAGCGCGCCGAGCCCGGGGCCCCGCGCCTCGGTCTCGGCGCGCTTCGCGTGCTCGACCCGTTCCGGCCGACGAGCCGGCATGGTGGCCTTGGTCTCGACTCCGCCGCTTCGCGGCTGAGCTCGACCCGTCTCCGCTTCGTTCGCTTCGCTCACTCCGGTCGACGAGCCGCAACCCCGCACGGCTCGTCGACCGAGCGAAGCGAGCGGAGACGGCTCGAGCGGAGCGAAGCGGAGTCGAGAGCGGGCGCTGACGCGGCGCCGACTGTCAGGCGTGTCCCGTGGCCCGAAACCTCGGCGAAACCGCCCTGCGACGGGAATGTTCACGTATCGCAACGCGACCGACACGGGCGGACACGGTCATGTAACCGCACCTCGACAGCATTGCCCCGTCGATACAGAACGACTCCGCGTCGGCCATCCGGTGCGGACCCGATGAGTGGCAGGGGAGAGTCTCGCTCCGGCGAGCGCCGAAGGGGCAAGCACCCGCAATCTCTCAGGCACAAGGACTCTGCCGCTCGGGAACTCTGGAGAGCGTCCGCGTGGCGGGCCGCCGAAGGGGAACGTGCCTACAGGCGCGACACTCTCAGGCATCAGGACAGAGTGGGATCCGACTACCCGCGTGCGCGCGGAGACGTCAAGGAGCTGCTGTGGATCCCCAATCGCTTAACGTCCTCGGTGCCGCAATGCACCCCGTCCTCTGGGTATCGGCCGTCGCGGTGTTCGCCGTCATCGGCATCCAGACCGTCATCTACGTACGAGCCGCACGCGCGGCTGCCCCCGCCGCCGAGATGACGAGCGGCGAGGTGACCCGCGCCTTCCGCGCCGGCGCCATCGCCTCCATCGGTCCATCGCTCGCCGTGTGTCTCATCGCGATGACGCTGATCGGAGTGCTCGGCACGCCGGGAGTGCTCGTGCGGATCGGACTCATCGGATCAGCCCCATACGAACTCACCAGCGCCGGCCTCGTCGCCGGCAGCGTCGGCGCGGAGATGGGCGGCGACGGCTGGACGCAGCGCGTCTTCGCGGCCGCGCTCCTCGCGATGGGGATCGGCGGTGCCGGGTGGATGGTGGTGACGCTCATCCTCACCCCGGTGCTCAAGCGCAGCCAGACCCGCCTCGAGTCCTCGAGGAAGGGTGGCGCCGCCGTGATGGGCATCGTCACCGCCGCGGCGATGTTCGGCGCCTTCGGCGCCTTCGGCATCCAGCAGGTGGCGGCCGGACTCGCGCCGACGCTCGTCGCGCTGACCAGCGCCCTCGTGATGGCGGTGCTCATGCTCCTCGCTCGCCGAGCGGGCCTCGCCTGGCTCCGGGAATGGGCCCTCGGAATCGCCCTCATCGCCGGCCTCGTGGCCGCCGTCGTCTTGACCACGCTCGGCGTCGGCGCCTGAGCCGGCCGCAGAACAGGAGACCGCGCATGTCTTTCCTCACCAAGCCGGCCCGTGATCGCGTGGCGGCTGCGCCGCCCGACCTCGCATGGAGCGCGTTCGATCGCACCACCTCGCGCTGGGGAGCGCTCACCATGCTCTCCGCCCTCGTCATCATGATCGTGGGCCCCGCCATCGTCGCCATCCTGCTCGGGGTGCCGCCCGGCTGGGTGGTCGGCGGCGTGGCCGTGATCGCGGTGACATTCGGGACCATCTGGGTCATCGAGCCGCTGTCGTACTACCCGATCCTGGGTCCGGCGTCGATGTACCAGGCGTTCATGATCGGCAACATCTCGAACAAGCTCCTCCCGGCGGCCATCGTGGCGCAGTCCGCCGTCGGGGCGAAGCCCGGCACGCGTAAGGGCCAGCTCGCGGCCGTTCTCGCGATCTGCGGCGCAGCGACGACCCACCTGGTCTCGCTCCTCGTGCTCGTCGGG
This genomic interval from Microbacterium sediminis contains the following:
- a CDS encoding MOSC domain-containing protein, which translates into the protein MATLLSVCVVHQLLPDPGTVGTTAIDKRPVDGPVKVGRFGLYADVQADRKHHGGERQAVYAYAQEDADWWAAQLGREIPAGRLFGENLRTQGIEVSDARVGEQWRIGSVLLEATAPRNPCMTFARHMGLENDGWVKRFADAGRLGTYFRVLKTGTIRAGDAIERVHVPADAPTVRAALAGPGRAAD
- a CDS encoding multifunctional oxoglutarate decarboxylase/oxoglutarate dehydrogenase thiamine pyrophosphate-binding subunit/dihydrolipoyllysine-residue succinyltransferase subunit, coding for MSNQVTGVGATGEGEFGANQWLVDELYQQFLSDRNAVDKEWWPILEAYQPADGTPAAAPAQPAAPAQPAQPTTTQPAPAQPQASNPPTAPIPVVGQQPVARTTSKPAAPAPIPAEAPVKSAQTSSSAPAEQAEDTVTVLKGMTKTLAKNMDESLTVPTATSVRTVPAKLMIDNRIVINNHMARTRGGKVSFTHIIGWALIQALKIFPSQNVYYAEIDGKPSVVAPAHINLGIAIDLPKPDGTRALMVPSIKNAESLTFTEYLAAYEDLVKRARANKLTAADFAGTTVSLTNPGGIGTVHSVPRLMKGQGCIIGAGALDYPAEFAGASPKTLNELAIGKTITLTSTYDHRVIQGAGSGEFLKIVHELLIGKNGFYEELFAALRIPYAPIRWNADVSVDLSERVDKTARVQELINAYRVRGHLMADIDPLEYVQRSHHDLEIESHSLTFWDLEREFVTNGFGGRRQAKLRDVLGVLRDSYCRTTGYEYMHIADHEQREWFQERLERPYEKPDHDDQLRILRKLNEAEAFETFLQTKYVGQKRFSLEGGESLIPLLDRILSGAAGKGLDGAAIAMAHRGRLNVLTNIAGKTYGQVFQEFEGALPGNKRGSGDVKYHLGTQGTFVSESGEELPVYLAANPSHLETVDGVLEGVVRAKQDRKGPGEFGWLPVLVHGDAAFSGQGVVMETLQMSQLRGYRTGGTIHVVVNNQVGFTTLPVDSRSSTYATDPAKTIQAPILHVNGDDPEAVVRAAELAFAYRERFHRDIVIDLVCYRRRGHNEGDDPSMTQPLMTNLIEAKRSTRRLYTEALVGRGDITEEEYEQAKADFQNRLEVAFAETHAAETGSNPVITGNGVDEAAGEPETTGVPAAVVEQIGDAHANKPEGFTVHSKLQSLLDKRAQMSREGKIDWGFGELLAFGSLLLEGTPVRLAGQDSRRGTFAQRHAVFHDRVNGKEWIPLQNLAEGQGRFWVYDSLLSEYAALAFEYGYSVENPNALVMWEAQFGDFVNGAQSVIDEFISSADQKWGQQSSVVLALPHGYEGQGPDHSSARIERFLQLCAQDNMTVARPSTPASYFHLLRRQAYARPRRPLVVFTPKAMLRLRGATSEVADFTSGRFEPVLDDDRGIDKSAVTKVLLHSGKIHWDLRGELEKSPNPQIALVRVEQFYPAPIAELTKVLAQYPNAELVWVQDEPENQGAWPFMALEVVKHLGRGMSVVSRAASASPATGSSKIHAVEHADLMARALA
- a CDS encoding hemolysin family protein, whose translation is MGVGLLLTVGTGLFVASEFALVNLDRAELEARQERGGPKLVLTIRALRHTSTHLSSAQLGITLTTLLTGYTLEPAFSRLMAPLFDAAGVPTEVSVPIATVVAMAIATILSMILGELVPKNFALALPLATAKLVAPFQIAFTAVFRPVVALLNGSANAVLRSMGIEPKEELSGARTAEELSSLVRRSATAGVLEEDTASLLDRSLTFSRLNASDVMTPRPRMHAIAAGDSAEDVVQLARQTGHSRFPVYGDSLDDIQGIVHLKAAVGVPRHKRAEVPAGALSTEPLRVPETVHLDALIAELRARGYQMAVVVDEYGGTAGVVTLEDLVEEIVGEVSDEHDRRLAGVVRHRDSLTFPGQLRPDELRDRAAVEVPEDDAYDTVGGYIMSVLERIPAVGDTVRVEEGTLTVERMDGRRVDRVRFTPDPLPQGAELEEGAQR
- a CDS encoding hemolysin family protein; protein product: MNDWAGLVWLVVLLLANAFFVGAEFAVISARRSQIEPLAEKGNRAARTALYAMEHATLMLATSQLGITICSLLILNVSEPAIHHLLAAPLGLTGWSEAIVDTVAFVIALLFVSYLHVVFGEMVAKNIAFSIPDRAVLLLATPLVWVSKVFHPVIFVLNWLANAVLRLFRVEPKDEANSTFTLDEVATIVSQSRREGVLDDAAGTVAAVVEFTDKDAIDIAVPLDRIVTLREDTTPEQIEAAVAKHGYSRYVIVDDEGEPVGYVHLKDVLRAAEGDDADEKVRVPIPQKRIHHMVPVQETTDLEDALAIMRRAGRHLARVRNDRGETTAVLFLEDIIEELVGEVHDATERARRR
- a CDS encoding DUF5058 family protein, which produces MHPVLWVSAVAVFAVIGIQTVIYVRAARAAAPAAEMTSGEVTRAFRAGAIASIGPSLAVCLIAMTLIGVLGTPGVLVRIGLIGSAPYELTSAGLVAGSVGAEMGGDGWTQRVFAAALLAMGIGGAGWMVVTLILTPVLKRSQTRLESSRKGGAAVMGIVTAAAMFGAFGAFGIQQVAAGLAPTLVALTSALVMAVLMLLARRAGLAWLREWALGIALIAGLVAAVVLTTLGVGA